In Marinobacter sp. es.048, the following proteins share a genomic window:
- a CDS encoding D-alanine--D-alanine ligase — translation MHHNEAQAYQADPELVRALGRVAVFMGGDSAEREVSLKSGKAVLAALVSAGVDAYAEDVKGCLLRTVDNPQFDRVFIALHGRGGEDGTLQAILSQAGIPYTGSEMLASALAMDKLRTKYVFEGCGLPTPKFRTMSVAEQADQIVDELRAPLSVKPSREGSSIGIRKVYTAAELAEAYEAAAALDSLVLVEEWIEGPEFTVSLLQDRALPAIGLSASTEHVFYDYDAKYLADDTRYQIPCGLAPEDEVRLQHLALDAFRVVGCRTWGRVDIMQDSEGQFWLLEVNTVPGMTDHSLVPMAAKAAGISFEELVVRILKDTLEGADA, via the coding sequence ATGCATCATAACGAAGCGCAGGCCTATCAGGCGGATCCCGAGCTTGTGAGGGCGCTCGGGCGGGTTGCGGTCTTTATGGGCGGCGATTCTGCCGAGCGGGAAGTCTCCCTGAAGAGTGGCAAGGCAGTGCTGGCGGCGCTGGTATCGGCCGGCGTGGATGCCTATGCCGAGGACGTTAAAGGCTGCCTGCTGAGAACGGTCGATAACCCGCAATTCGATCGTGTCTTTATTGCCTTGCACGGCAGGGGCGGCGAGGACGGTACGTTGCAGGCCATCCTGTCGCAGGCCGGGATTCCGTATACCGGTAGCGAAATGCTGGCCTCCGCACTGGCCATGGACAAGCTCAGAACGAAGTACGTATTCGAAGGTTGCGGCTTGCCAACGCCGAAGTTCCGGACCATGTCCGTTGCAGAGCAGGCGGACCAGATTGTTGACGAGTTACGGGCGCCCCTGAGCGTGAAGCCTTCCCGTGAAGGCTCCAGTATTGGCATCCGCAAAGTGTACACGGCGGCTGAATTGGCTGAAGCGTACGAAGCCGCAGCGGCGCTGGATAGCCTGGTTCTGGTGGAGGAGTGGATCGAGGGGCCGGAGTTTACCGTCAGTCTGTTGCAGGATCGGGCCCTTCCGGCCATTGGTCTGAGCGCAAGCACCGAGCACGTTTTTTACGATTACGACGCCAAGTACCTGGCGGACGACACCCGTTATCAAATTCCCTGTGGCCTGGCACCCGAGGACGAAGTTCGCCTCCAGCACCTGGCACTGGATGCATTCCGGGTTGTTGGCTGCCGGACCTGGGGCCGGGTCGACATTATGCAGGACAGCGAAGGCCAGTTCTGGCTGCTGGAAGTCAATACCGTGCCCGGGATGACCGACCACAGCCTCGTGCCCATGGCGGCGAAGGCGGCAGGCATCAGTTTCGAGGAACTGGTGGTCCGGATATTGAAGGACACCCTGGAGGGCGCCGATGCTTGA
- the murC gene encoding UDP-N-acetylmuramate--L-alanine ligase, with product MADATNPPLVYQVPEMRRIRHIHFVGIGGAGMSGIAEVLKNQGYDVSGSDLKEGTVTDRLKAMGVEVQIGHREENSASADVVVVSSAVSAENPEVLAARSRRVPIVPRAEMLAEIMRYRHGIAVAGTHGKTTTTSLIASILGEAGLDPTFVIGGKLNSAGTNAQLGGSRYLVAEADESDASFLHLTPVISVVTNIEADHMDTYGGDVEKLKQTFVDFLHNLPFYGIAVMCVDDGYVKEIIPRISRAIITYGIDNPDADYRAESINSDGLRTHFVVKRPAGRSDLTVELKMPGRHNVLNALAAIAVATDEGVDDDAICRGLAGFAGVGRRFQVYGDYQTPKGTVTLVDDYGHHPTEVEAVIRAAHDAWPDRRLVMLYQPHRFTRTRDLYEDFVRVLSEVDGLLLMDVYSAGEPAIPGADGRALCRSIRQRGRVEPVFVEDNREIEALLANVLQDGDLLITQGAGDIGGVASRLAAAGVVAGE from the coding sequence ATGGCTGATGCAACCAATCCGCCCCTGGTCTATCAGGTGCCTGAAATGCGCCGGATCCGTCACATCCACTTTGTGGGGATTGGTGGTGCAGGGATGAGCGGCATCGCCGAGGTTCTCAAGAATCAGGGCTACGACGTTTCCGGATCGGATCTGAAAGAGGGAACTGTGACCGATCGCCTCAAAGCCATGGGCGTTGAAGTTCAGATCGGCCATCGGGAAGAGAACAGCGCGAGTGCTGATGTTGTCGTGGTGTCTTCGGCGGTGTCGGCGGAAAACCCCGAAGTTTTGGCTGCCCGTAGTCGGCGGGTGCCGATTGTACCCAGGGCAGAAATGCTGGCGGAAATCATGCGCTACCGTCACGGGATTGCCGTGGCCGGAACCCATGGCAAGACCACGACCACCAGCCTGATCGCATCCATTCTCGGTGAGGCAGGCCTGGATCCGACTTTTGTGATTGGCGGCAAGCTGAACAGCGCCGGCACCAACGCTCAGTTGGGCGGTTCCCGCTACCTGGTGGCAGAGGCCGATGAGAGCGATGCCTCCTTCCTGCACCTGACACCGGTGATCTCGGTGGTGACCAACATCGAAGCAGACCATATGGATACCTATGGCGGCGATGTCGAGAAACTGAAGCAGACCTTCGTAGACTTTTTGCACAACCTCCCGTTCTATGGCATCGCCGTGATGTGTGTGGATGATGGTTACGTTAAGGAGATCATTCCCCGGATTTCCCGGGCGATCATTACCTACGGGATTGACAACCCGGACGCGGATTACCGTGCCGAAAGCATCAACTCCGATGGCCTGCGCACCCACTTTGTGGTGAAGCGACCGGCCGGGCGGAGTGACCTGACAGTCGAGCTGAAAATGCCGGGCCGACACAACGTGCTGAACGCCCTGGCGGCCATTGCCGTGGCCACTGATGAAGGCGTTGACGATGACGCGATCTGCCGCGGTCTGGCTGGGTTTGCTGGTGTCGGTCGTCGGTTTCAGGTCTACGGCGATTACCAGACGCCCAAGGGCACGGTCACACTGGTGGACGATTACGGACATCACCCCACGGAAGTGGAGGCGGTCATCCGCGCGGCACACGATGCCTGGCCGGATCGTCGTCTGGTCATGCTGTACCAACCACATCGCTTTACCCGGACCCGTGATCTCTATGAAGACTTTGTTCGGGTGCTGTCGGAAGTGGACGGCTTGCTGCTGATGGACGTCTACTCCGCCGGCGAACCGGCGATTCCAGGTGCCGACGGCAGGGCTCTGTGTCGCAGCATTCGGCAGCGTGGACGGGTGGAACCGGTCTTCGTCGAGGATAACCGGGAAATTGAAGCCCTGTTGGCCAATGTCCTGCAGGATGGCGACCTGCTGATAACGCAGGGGGCAGGCGATATCGGTGGTGTGGCTTCGCGGCTGGCGGCCGCAGGAGTGGTTGCAGGTGAGTGA
- the lpxC gene encoding UDP-3-O-acyl-N-acetylglucosamine deacetylase, with protein sequence MIRQRTLKNTIRATGVGLHSGEKVYLTLKPAPVDSGIIFRRTDLEPMVEIRACAENVGETMLSTTLVKDGVRVATVEHLLSAMAGLGIDNCFVELSAAEVPIMDGSAGPFVFLLQSAGIAEQDAAKRFIRIKREVTVEEGDKKATLLPFEGFKVSFGIDFDHPVFKGRAQTATVDFSSTSFVKEVSRARTFGFMRDIEKLRAMNLALGGSVDNAIVVDDYKILNEDGLRYDDEFVKHKLLDAIGDLYQLGNSLIGEFRGIKSGHDLNNKLLRKLRAEEDAWEVVTFDDEATAPISYMKPVLAAG encoded by the coding sequence ATGATCAGACAACGGACACTTAAAAACACCATCCGGGCCACCGGTGTGGGCTTGCACTCTGGTGAGAAGGTTTACCTGACCCTTAAGCCTGCCCCGGTGGACTCCGGTATCATCTTCCGCCGTACCGATCTTGAACCAATGGTTGAGATTCGTGCCTGTGCGGAAAATGTAGGTGAGACCATGCTGTCCACGACGCTGGTAAAAGACGGTGTCCGTGTGGCGACCGTAGAGCATCTGCTCTCGGCCATGGCTGGTCTCGGAATTGACAACTGTTTCGTCGAGCTTAGCGCCGCGGAAGTGCCCATCATGGACGGCTCTGCCGGTCCATTTGTGTTTCTTCTGCAGTCTGCCGGAATTGCCGAGCAGGATGCGGCCAAGCGTTTCATCCGAATCAAGCGTGAGGTAACGGTCGAGGAAGGCGACAAGAAAGCGACCCTGCTGCCTTTTGAAGGCTTCAAGGTCAGCTTCGGTATCGACTTTGATCACCCGGTGTTCAAAGGCCGCGCCCAGACAGCAACCGTCGATTTTTCCAGCACCTCCTTTGTCAAGGAAGTGAGCCGCGCGCGGACCTTTGGTTTCATGCGTGACATCGAAAAATTGCGTGCCATGAACCTCGCCCTTGGTGGTAGTGTGGATAACGCCATCGTCGTTGATGATTACAAAATCCTCAACGAAGACGGACTGCGCTATGACGACGAATTCGTGAAGCACAAGTTGCTTGATGCCATCGGCGATCTCTATCAGTTAGGCAATAGCCTGATTGGCGAGTTCCGAGGCATCAAATCCGGCCACGATCTGAATAACAAGTTGTTGCGCAAGCTCAGGGCAGAAGAGGATGCCTGGGAAGTGGTGACCTTTGATGACGAGGCCACTGCCCCGATTTCCTACATGAAGCCTGTGCTGGCGGCGGGTTAA
- the secA gene encoding preprotein translocase subunit SecA yields the protein MFTKLATKMFGSKNAREIKRMRKSVIRINELEEQYGNLSDSELQGKTAEFRRRIDEGQSLDALLPEAFATVREAGRRVMGMRHYDVQLIGGITLHEGRIAEMKTGEGKTLVATASVYLNALSGKGVHVVTVNDYLARRDADWMGKLYRFLGMQVGVVASGQPGEEKRAAYQADITYGTNNEFGFDYLRDNMAFSTEDKVQRGLNYAIVDEVDSILIDEARTPLIISGAAEDSSKLYQAINELVPSLEKGEVPEEGEPTGDFTIDEKSRQVELTEGGHEKVEELLLERGLLKEGESLYSAANLSLLHHVHSALRAHHLFQKDVDYIVQGGQVVIVDEHTGRTMPGRRWSEGLHQAVEAKEGVKIQAESQTLASTTFQNYFRLYDKLAGMTGTADTEAFEFRQIYGLDVVVIPPNKPIQRTDYNDLVYLTQEEKFHAIIDEIKDVTAEGRPILVGTASIEASELLSMLLKKARIEHKILNAKQHESEAHIIAQAGRPGAVTIATNMAGRGTDIVLGGNWEHEVAAMENPSEEEIARVKAEWTERHNQVLEAGGLHIIGTERHESRRIDNQLRGRAGRQGDPGSSRFFLSLEDNLMRIFAPDRVKSLMQAMGMKKGEAIEHRMVTNAIEKSQRKVEGRNFDMRKTLLEYDDVANDQRTVIYDQRNEVMSSDDISDMVKTIREDVVDSLISEYIPPQSMPEQWDIAGLEAQLQSEMAIDLPVQKWLEEDNKLFEESLRQKILDEIVAAYEGKEEIAGSEAMRKFEKQVFLQVLDTLWKEHLSNMDHLRRGIHLRGYAQKNPKQEYKREAFNLFETMLDTMKRDVTRVLSHVRVQSREEMEEVERRRKQELEEELARARLRHDETSATAQSQGEGDADEARQSTPETFVRQERKVGRNEPCPCGSGKKYKQCHGKVS from the coding sequence ATGTTCACAAAGCTTGCAACCAAGATGTTCGGCAGTAAAAACGCCAGAGAAATCAAGAGAATGCGTAAATCTGTCATACGTATTAATGAACTTGAAGAGCAATATGGCAATCTGTCCGACTCCGAGTTGCAAGGCAAGACCGCCGAGTTCCGTCGCCGGATCGACGAAGGCCAATCCCTGGATGCCCTGCTTCCGGAAGCCTTCGCAACCGTGCGTGAAGCGGGCCGTCGGGTCATGGGCATGCGTCATTATGACGTTCAGCTGATCGGCGGCATTACCCTGCATGAAGGCCGGATCGCGGAAATGAAAACCGGTGAAGGTAAGACTCTGGTTGCTACCGCCTCGGTTTATCTCAATGCACTGTCCGGCAAGGGCGTCCACGTTGTAACCGTGAACGATTACCTGGCTCGTCGGGACGCAGACTGGATGGGCAAGCTCTACCGGTTCCTGGGCATGCAGGTCGGTGTGGTGGCCTCGGGCCAGCCGGGGGAGGAAAAGCGGGCGGCCTATCAGGCGGATATTACCTACGGCACCAACAACGAATTTGGCTTCGACTATCTGCGCGACAATATGGCGTTCAGTACCGAAGACAAGGTCCAGCGGGGCCTGAACTACGCGATCGTGGACGAAGTGGACTCGATCCTGATCGATGAGGCCAGAACGCCACTGATCATCTCCGGTGCAGCGGAGGACAGCTCGAAGCTGTACCAGGCCATCAACGAGTTGGTCCCCAGCCTGGAGAAAGGTGAAGTGCCTGAAGAGGGCGAGCCTACTGGGGACTTCACCATTGACGAGAAGTCCCGTCAGGTTGAGCTGACGGAAGGCGGTCACGAGAAAGTCGAAGAACTTTTGCTAGAGCGTGGACTTCTGAAAGAAGGTGAGAGCCTGTATTCCGCGGCCAACCTCAGTCTGTTGCATCACGTTCATTCGGCACTGCGCGCCCATCATCTTTTCCAGAAAGACGTGGATTACATTGTTCAGGGCGGCCAGGTGGTCATCGTTGACGAGCATACCGGTCGTACCATGCCGGGTCGCCGCTGGAGCGAAGGTCTGCACCAGGCCGTTGAGGCCAAAGAGGGCGTCAAGATCCAGGCCGAAAGCCAGACGCTTGCTTCTACCACCTTCCAGAATTATTTCCGGCTGTACGACAAGCTAGCCGGTATGACCGGTACGGCAGATACCGAAGCCTTCGAATTTCGCCAGATCTACGGCCTCGACGTAGTGGTCATTCCGCCTAACAAGCCGATCCAGCGGACTGACTACAACGACCTGGTGTATCTGACCCAGGAAGAGAAATTCCACGCGATCATCGACGAGATCAAGGATGTCACTGCCGAGGGGCGTCCGATCCTGGTCGGTACCGCCTCTATCGAGGCTTCCGAACTACTCTCCATGCTGCTCAAGAAGGCACGGATTGAACACAAGATCCTGAACGCCAAGCAGCACGAATCCGAAGCCCACATCATTGCTCAGGCGGGCCGTCCCGGCGCAGTAACCATCGCCACCAATATGGCCGGTCGTGGTACGGATATCGTGCTCGGTGGTAACTGGGAGCACGAAGTGGCGGCCATGGAAAATCCTTCGGAAGAAGAGATTGCGCGGGTCAAGGCGGAATGGACCGAGCGCCATAACCAGGTGCTTGAGGCTGGCGGCCTGCACATCATCGGTACCGAGCGTCACGAGTCTCGCCGGATTGATAACCAGCTTCGCGGGCGGGCCGGTCGCCAGGGCGATCCCGGTTCCTCGCGGTTCTTCCTATCCCTGGAAGACAACCTCATGCGTATCTTTGCTCCTGACCGGGTCAAGAGCCTGATGCAGGCAATGGGCATGAAGAAAGGCGAGGCCATTGAGCACCGGATGGTGACCAACGCTATCGAGAAATCCCAGCGTAAGGTGGAAGGCCGCAACTTCGATATGCGGAAGACGCTGCTGGAATACGACGACGTGGCCAACGATCAGCGGACGGTCATCTATGACCAGCGTAACGAAGTCATGTCGTCCGACGATATTTCGGACATGGTCAAGACCATTCGGGAAGACGTTGTCGACTCGCTGATCAGTGAATACATTCCGCCCCAGAGTATGCCGGAACAGTGGGACATCGCCGGGCTGGAAGCCCAGCTTCAATCCGAGATGGCGATTGATTTGCCGGTCCAGAAGTGGCTGGAAGAAGACAACAAGCTGTTCGAGGAAAGTCTGCGCCAGAAGATCCTGGACGAGATTGTGGCCGCCTACGAAGGCAAGGAAGAGATTGCCGGTTCCGAGGCCATGCGCAAGTTCGAGAAGCAGGTGTTTCTGCAAGTTCTGGATACCCTTTGGAAAGAACATCTTTCGAACATGGATCACCTGCGTCGTGGTATCCATTTGCGGGGTTACGCCCAGAAGAACCCCAAGCAGGAGTACAAGCGCGAGGCGTTCAACCTGTTTGAAACCATGCTTGATACCATGAAGCGTGATGTGACGCGTGTTCTCTCGCATGTACGTGTCCAGAGCCGTGAAGAGATGGAAGAAGTCGAGCGTCGTCGGAAGCAGGAGCTGGAAGAAGAACTCGCCCGCGCGCGCCTGCGCCACGACGAGACCAGTGCCACAGCCCAGAGCCAGGGTGAGGGCGATGCTGACGAAGCCCGGCAGTCGACTCCGGAAACCTTTGTTCGACAGGAGCGCAAGGTGGGCCGAAACGAACCCTGCCCCTGCGGGTCCGGCAAGAAGTACAAGCAGTGTCATGGCAAGGTCAGCTAA
- the ftsZ gene encoding cell division protein FtsZ → MFELVDNVQQNAVIKVVGVGGGGGNAVRHMLNSDIEGVEFICANTDAQALTDMDARQIIQLGGNITKGLGAGANPEVGRQSALEDRDRIAEAIKGADMVFITAGMGGGTGTGAAPIVAEVARELGILTVAVVTKPFMFEGGKRMSVAESGLKELEESVDSLITIPNEKLLAVMGKKTSLLDAFAAANDVLLGAVQGIADLITRNGMINVDFADVKTVMSEMGMAMMGTARATGENRACEAAEAAIRSPLLEDINLQGAKGILVNITAGMDLNLGEFSEVGDIVREFASDSATVVVGTVIDPEMTDELKVTVVATGLGGDREKPTKVVDNTRTLDGTTDYNQLDRPAVLRRRAVSHGNVAIDQSKDSEEQGVDYLDIPAFLRRQAD, encoded by the coding sequence ATGTTTGAACTCGTCGATAATGTCCAGCAAAACGCTGTCATTAAAGTCGTCGGTGTAGGCGGTGGTGGCGGTAACGCCGTTCGCCATATGCTTAACAGCGACATCGAAGGTGTGGAATTCATCTGCGCCAACACAGATGCCCAGGCGCTGACCGATATGGATGCGCGCCAGATCATTCAGCTCGGTGGCAATATCACCAAGGGGTTGGGTGCCGGCGCCAATCCGGAAGTCGGTCGTCAGTCCGCCCTGGAAGACCGCGATCGCATCGCCGAAGCCATCAAGGGTGCTGATATGGTCTTCATCACTGCCGGCATGGGCGGTGGCACTGGTACCGGTGCTGCGCCAATCGTGGCGGAAGTGGCCCGTGAACTGGGTATTCTGACCGTTGCCGTGGTCACCAAGCCTTTCATGTTCGAGGGCGGCAAGCGCATGAGCGTTGCCGAATCCGGGCTGAAAGAGTTGGAGGAGAGCGTCGACTCCCTGATCACCATCCCCAACGAAAAGCTGCTGGCGGTTATGGGCAAGAAAACCAGCCTGCTGGACGCATTTGCCGCAGCCAACGATGTGCTTCTGGGCGCAGTGCAAGGTATCGCCGACCTGATTACCCGTAACGGTATGATCAACGTCGACTTTGCCGACGTGAAGACCGTCATGTCCGAAATGGGTATGGCCATGATGGGAACCGCCCGCGCTACCGGCGAAAACCGTGCATGCGAAGCGGCCGAAGCCGCGATCCGCAGCCCGCTGCTGGAAGATATCAACCTGCAGGGTGCCAAAGGCATTCTGGTCAACATCACCGCTGGTATGGACCTCAACCTGGGCGAATTCTCTGAAGTTGGCGACATTGTGCGCGAGTTTGCTTCTGATTCTGCCACGGTTGTTGTCGGTACCGTCATTGATCCGGAGATGACCGACGAACTGAAAGTGACGGTTGTTGCGACCGGCCTTGGCGGTGATCGTGAGAAACCGACCAAGGTGGTGGACAATACCCGCACCCTGGATGGAACAACCGATTACAACCAGCTGGACCGTCCCGCCGTTCTGCGTCGCCGGGCCGTTTCCCATGGAAACGTGGCTATCGACCAGAGCAAGGATAGTGAGGAACAGGGTGTCGACTATCTCGATATTCCCGCATTCCTCCGTCGGCAGGCTGACTGA
- a CDS encoding cell division protein FtsQ/DivIB, which yields MLETLLIRSRATPSEPPRRRGATSLGPERDRFGVLKGVLAAVPWLQVGMGAVIVLLAALVPWGTGKVLGAMDQQILAVDVKGEFMGDSRVAIERAAGDWIGKSYFATDLSEIKASLERRPWVESAAVRRVWPDRLVIDIREKKPLAYWTDGRLVSRTGELFAPSNPEVAGRLPRLAGPDERVRDVINMARTMSDRLVARDLGFSGLALEHRGAWTLQLANGIEVVLGRDQVEQRFERFITVYENRLAARSDEVSRVDARYTNGVAVKWKAVETASSPKS from the coding sequence ATGCTTGAAACGCTGCTGATCCGGAGCCGGGCGACACCGTCCGAGCCCCCGCGACGCCGAGGGGCAACGTCCCTCGGTCCTGAGCGGGACCGGTTTGGCGTGTTGAAGGGTGTGCTGGCGGCTGTGCCGTGGCTTCAGGTGGGCATGGGCGCTGTGATTGTGCTGTTGGCCGCACTGGTGCCCTGGGGCACTGGCAAGGTGCTGGGTGCCATGGATCAGCAGATCCTGGCGGTGGATGTGAAAGGAGAATTTATGGGCGACAGCCGGGTCGCCATTGAGCGCGCCGCTGGCGACTGGATCGGCAAGAGCTATTTCGCCACGGATCTTTCGGAAATCAAGGCCAGCCTGGAGCGTCGGCCCTGGGTTGAGTCCGCCGCGGTGCGTCGGGTGTGGCCGGACCGGCTGGTGATCGATATCCGGGAGAAGAAGCCCCTGGCTTACTGGACCGACGGGCGCCTGGTCAGTCGGACCGGCGAACTGTTCGCGCCGTCCAATCCGGAAGTCGCGGGTCGGTTGCCCAGGTTGGCCGGTCCCGATGAGAGGGTACGGGATGTGATCAACATGGCGCGGACCATGAGCGACAGGCTGGTCGCCCGCGACCTGGGATTTTCCGGCCTGGCTCTCGAACACCGGGGCGCCTGGACCCTGCAGCTGGCCAATGGCATCGAAGTGGTGCTTGGCCGGGATCAGGTGGAACAACGGTTCGAGCGGTTTATCACGGTTTATGAAAACCGGCTGGCAGCACGGTCGGATGAAGTCAGTCGGGTGGATGCCCGGTACACCAATGGTGTGGCGGTCAAGTGGAAAGCTGTCGAGACAGCCTCCAGCCCGAAATCATAG
- a CDS encoding M23 family metallopeptidase, giving the protein MKPDDDMNIILVGKHHGKSRALSINSTLAVGLLFFVLLLLVVAGWAGYQMAIEQVEAREPTNSELVAEWQLKLAEQKVELASIEENVQQQVDALTLRLGEIQGRLLRLDALGQRFVESGLVASDEFNFDKPAAVGGPEDALSGDSFSAPELTRMIEEMEWRIKDREQQLRLLDQLASSKRLEDELYLEGRPITWGWLSSKYGYRSDPFTGKRTWHAGVDLAGKDGSDIISVAGGVVTYAGERYGYGNLVEVDHGDGLITRYAHCKTIKVQVGDVVQKGQVVALMGSTGRSTGPHVHFEVIRNGKSENPETYIKRASR; this is encoded by the coding sequence ATGAAGCCAGATGACGATATGAACATTATTCTTGTTGGCAAACACCACGGAAAGTCCCGTGCGTTGTCGATCAACAGTACGCTTGCTGTCGGGCTGCTCTTTTTCGTGCTTTTGCTGCTCGTTGTTGCTGGCTGGGCTGGTTATCAGATGGCTATCGAGCAGGTGGAAGCCAGAGAACCCACCAATTCCGAGCTGGTGGCCGAGTGGCAGCTAAAACTGGCAGAGCAGAAGGTGGAGCTGGCCAGTATTGAAGAAAACGTTCAGCAACAGGTTGATGCGTTGACGCTGCGTCTGGGCGAGATTCAGGGCCGTCTGTTACGCCTGGATGCTCTGGGCCAACGGTTTGTCGAATCCGGCCTGGTAGCCAGCGATGAATTCAACTTCGATAAGCCGGCGGCCGTCGGTGGACCGGAAGACGCCTTGTCCGGCGATTCCTTTTCAGCGCCTGAGCTGACCCGAATGATCGAGGAAATGGAGTGGCGGATTAAGGACCGTGAACAGCAACTCCGGTTACTCGATCAATTGGCTTCCAGCAAACGTCTCGAAGACGAGCTCTACCTGGAAGGTCGCCCGATCACCTGGGGTTGGCTATCCTCCAAGTACGGCTATCGTTCCGATCCGTTTACCGGCAAGCGTACCTGGCATGCTGGTGTTGATCTTGCCGGCAAGGATGGCAGCGATATTATCTCGGTCGCGGGCGGCGTGGTTACCTATGCCGGGGAGCGCTACGGCTACGGGAATCTCGTGGAAGTCGACCATGGTGATGGTCTGATAACCCGTTATGCCCACTGCAAGACCATCAAGGTGCAGGTGGGTGACGTTGTCCAGAAGGGCCAGGTAGTGGCGCTGATGGGCAGTACCGGGCGTTCTACCGGCCCTCATGTACACTTTGAAGTTATCCGGAATGGCAAGTCTGAAAACCCGGAAACCTATATCAAGCGGGCTAGCCGCTGA
- a CDS encoding DciA family protein, translating into MKRKSEQKMTFDKLGKTPVLKDLVAKAELHRQAEEEVLAALPSELVTGTRFVSCKDGELVLTAETAGKASQIRFRQHEIMEKLRENELFRFVWKLKVKVAPPRFREKPVFKKEPLSRENARLLKEEAGHTKDKALREVLEKLASHVRD; encoded by the coding sequence ATGAAACGGAAAAGCGAGCAAAAAATGACCTTCGACAAGCTTGGCAAGACCCCAGTGCTCAAGGATCTTGTGGCAAAGGCTGAGCTCCATCGACAGGCGGAAGAAGAGGTTCTGGCCGCCCTTCCGAGTGAGCTGGTCACCGGGACACGCTTTGTCAGTTGCAAGGACGGAGAGCTGGTTCTGACCGCCGAAACCGCCGGCAAAGCCAGTCAGATCCGATTCCGCCAGCACGAGATCATGGAAAAACTGCGAGAGAACGAACTGTTTCGGTTTGTCTGGAAATTGAAGGTCAAGGTTGCCCCGCCCAGATTCCGGGAAAAACCGGTATTCAAAAAGGAGCCTTTGAGTCGAGAAAATGCCCGGCTCCTCAAAGAGGAAGCCGGGCACACGAAGGATAAAGCATTACGCGAGGTTCTCGAAAAACTCGCTAGCCACGTCCGGGATTAA
- the ftsA gene encoding cell division protein FtsA: MSSVETENMIVGLDIGTSKVVAIVGKRKMDGTIEVVGIGSHPSRGLKRGVVVNIETTVQAIQRAVEEAELMAGCRIHSVYAGIAGSHIKSLNSHGIVAIRDREVTQADIDRVIDAAQAVAIPADQKILHILPQEFVIDSQEGIKEPMGMSGVRLEAKVHLVTCAVNAAQNIEKCVKRCGLEVDDIILEQLASSHAILTEDEKELGVCVVDIGGGTTDIAVFTGGAIRHTAVIPIAGDQVTNDIAMALRTPTQNAEEIKIKYACALTQLAGADETIKVPSVGDRAPRDLSRQALAEVVEPRYEELFTLVQSELRRSGFEDLIPAGIVITGGSSTMEGVVELAEEIFHMPVRLACPQAVSGMTEVVNNPIYATGVGLLIHGFRQMDLGRAPVLKGEDAPSLFERMKAWFTGHF, translated from the coding sequence ATGTCATCGGTTGAAACGGAAAACATGATTGTCGGCCTTGATATCGGAACCTCGAAGGTGGTTGCGATTGTCGGCAAGCGCAAGATGGACGGCACCATCGAAGTGGTGGGCATTGGTTCCCATCCTTCCCGGGGCCTCAAGCGTGGAGTGGTGGTTAACATTGAAACCACGGTCCAGGCAATTCAGCGCGCGGTGGAAGAGGCGGAGTTGATGGCTGGATGCCGCATTCACTCAGTATATGCGGGTATTGCTGGCAGCCACATCAAGAGCCTGAACTCCCACGGGATCGTTGCCATCCGTGACCGTGAAGTCACCCAGGCCGACATTGACCGGGTGATCGATGCCGCTCAGGCGGTCGCGATTCCTGCAGACCAGAAGATTCTTCACATTCTGCCCCAGGAATTCGTGATCGACAGCCAGGAAGGCATCAAGGAGCCAATGGGTATGTCGGGTGTGCGCCTGGAAGCAAAGGTGCATCTGGTGACCTGCGCGGTAAATGCCGCCCAGAACATCGAGAAATGCGTGAAGCGCTGCGGCCTTGAGGTGGATGACATCATCCTGGAGCAGCTGGCATCCAGTCACGCCATCCTCACCGAAGACGAAAAGGAACTTGGGGTCTGCGTGGTGGATATCGGTGGTGGCACAACTGACATTGCCGTGTTTACTGGCGGCGCTATTCGACACACGGCGGTGATTCCGATCGCCGGCGACCAGGTGACCAACGACATCGCGATGGCGCTGCGCACGCCGACCCAAAACGCGGAAGAAATCAAGATCAAGTATGCCTGCGCACTGACCCAGCTGGCCGGTGCGGATGAAACCATCAAGGTGCCCAGCGTTGGCGATCGCGCCCCTCGGGATCTTTCACGGCAGGCCCTGGCCGAGGTGGTCGAGCCGCGCTACGAGGAGCTGTTCACCCTGGTTCAGTCAGAGTTGCGCCGGTCCGGATTCGAGGACCTCATTCCCGCAGGCATCGTGATAACCGGCGGTTCCTCCACCATGGAAGGCGTGGTGGAGCTGGCCGAAGAGATCTTCCACATGCCAGTAAGGCTGGCCTGTCCGCAGGCGGTTTCCGGCATGACGGAGGTGGTCAACAATCCCATCTACGCCACTGGCGTTGGGTTGTTGATTCATGGTTTCCGCCAGATGGATCTCGGGCGGGCACCGGTGCTCAAGGGTGAAGATGCACCCTCGCTGTTTGAGCGCATGAAAGCCTGGTTTACCGGTCATTTCTGA